The Drosophila innubila isolate TH190305 chromosome 2L unlocalized genomic scaffold, UK_Dinn_1.0 4_B_2L, whole genome shotgun sequence genome segment CCCAAACcgatttatataattaatttatatagctTAATTAACTAAAACTGTACGACTTTACGCTTATGTAAATGTGCGGCTTCTAGTTATTCATTGCTGTGTTCCTTTGTTCCGCGACTTGACCAATGCTGAGTGAGAGGGGGGAGGCGAGAATGATGGATTGAAGCGATTAACTCCAGACATCGGCTGAGTAGCGTTTCTGTGCTTCCATCTTCTTCAGATACTGCACGGCATCCGGCTCGCTCATATTGCCTTTTGTGGACAAGATTTTCGTCAGAATATTTCTAACATCTACGGCCATGTTCTTGGCATCACTGAGAAACGAAAGGCATATTAAAGATGACATCAAAGATCGAGTTTCTAAAGATGTTATAACTCACCCGCAAATGTAAAAGTGTCCCTTCTTCTCGCCAATCACATCCCATATTAGATCCGCATCCTGTTCCAGCAAATGCTGTACGTAAATCTTCTTCTCCTGGTCACGTGAGAAAGCTGCCTTCAGGTTGAGCGTGCCCTTCTTGACCCACTCCGCCAGCTCGGTCTCGTAGATGTAATCTTCGCTGCTCTTGCGGCAGCCAAAGTAAAGCACAGACTCTCCCACCGTTTTGCCCTCATCACGCAGATGCTGACGCTCTTGGATGAAGCCACGGAAGGGAGCAAGACCCGTGCCCGGACCCACCATTATGATGGGCGTCTCGGGTTTTGTGGGCAATCGGAATTGCGATTTGCGTATGAAGACAGGAACCTTGACCTCCTCACCGCCATCCTTGGGTTGCTTGTGCTTGAGATACGTGGTGGCAACGCCTTTGTTAATACGACCCGTGGCCGTCTTGTATTCAACGAGCACAGCCGTAACATGCACATCCGTGGGATGTAGTTTGGCGGACGATGAAATGGAATAGTAACGTGGCTGCAGACGTGGCAACAGCTCACAGACATGATCCAATGGCGGCTTGCAGGACTTGATGTCCTCCAAAATGTGCACCACATTACGGCAGGCATCCTGAATCCAGCTTTGGTACTTCTCCTTGCCCTCGGGCGTCAGGGAGGCCATGCTGCGCAGCAGCTGCTTGTCCGTCTCATCCGTGCAGTATTCGGCCAACTCCTTCAGGATGTGCGTACGAGGTATGGCAGTTATCTCCAAGTAATGCGTCAAAGCGGTGCGATAAGTGGTGGGACAGGGGAATGGATGCTTCTTGCTGCTGTCCGTATCGGTGTTGATTAGCGAGAACACCGTGTCCAAATCAGCCGTACACAATTGTCCAAGTTTCTCCACCAGCGACTTGTCGTTGATTGGATACATTGCCACATGATCACCGGCATCGTAACGCATCTTGGAGCCATCAATGTTCAGCTCGATGTGCATGCAAGAGCGACCGCCGCCCTTGTGCAGCTCCCGATTGACACGAATGGGAGCCAGGAAGGGATTCTTGGCATCAAACGGTGGACGCTGATTCTCCATCGAATGCAAACGGGCAATTTCACCCGTGTAAATGCGATCCGGCTGCACATCGGGCTGTTCCAGCAGGCGATACTGCCGGATCAGCACCTCTTCGCCGCTTCCCTCAATGCCAAAGTGATCACAGACGGCGGGCCAGAAGCGATCCTTCCACGTGATGAAGTCATCCTCAATGCTAACAAAGATTAAACACATTAGTACAAGTTGTTCTCAGATTATACTTTGTGGCAAATTAactaacatacatatttttgtgcCCTGTgccaaattcattttattgattaGGTTCTTCAGATGAAAAATTAACACACTTTACTTTACATTAAACACTTTTTATGGtagactttaaaaatatattaatttttttaatctaccATATAAGTTTAGGTGTTTTTTTAGAAGTGAGCTCACATTTTTTATCAGCAagcttttaagaaaatttaatattttcaaattttttaaaatcatgcTCTAtagtaaaaattcaattttttaaaatgctgtCACAGACATATTGGTTGATTGTcagtatatattttgtagttGATTTAAAAGTGCCACATGCAGCTACAAAAATATAGTAATGATAAGAAACCAAgagaattcttttttttgttcattgcaaaataaaatatgttaactttttttcagAACAATTACTTAAGTAACTGTGCATTCACTTACTTGGCATCATCGTCGCCCAGACCCAGCTCAAAGACACGATTGGCGCCC includes the following:
- the LOC117782320 gene encoding NADPH--cytochrome P450 reductase, which translates into the protein MASEQLPVDGAAAAAVSGDEPFLGLLDVALLAVLIGGAAFYFLRSRKKEEEPVRSYSIQPTTVSTTASTDNSFIKKLKASGRSLVVFYGSQTGTGEEFAGRLAKEGIRYRLKGMVADPEECDMEELLQLKDIENSLAVFCLATYGEGDPTDNAMEFYEWITSGDVDLSGLNYAVFGLGNKTYEHYNKVAIYVDKRLEELGANRVFELGLGDDDANIEDDFITWKDRFWPAVCDHFGIEGSGEEVLIRQYRLLEQPDVQPDRIYTGEIARLHSMENQRPPFDAKNPFLAPIRVNRELHKGGGRSCMHIELNIDGSKMRYDAGDHVAMYPINDKSLVEKLGQLCTADLDTVFSLINTDTDSSKKHPFPCPTTYRTALTHYLEITAIPRTHILKELAEYCTDETDKQLLRSMASLTPEGKEKYQSWIQDACRNVVHILEDIKSCKPPLDHVCELLPRLQPRYYSISSSAKLHPTDVHVTAVLVEYKTATGRINKGVATTYLKHKQPKDGGEEVKVPVFIRKSQFRLPTKPETPIIMVGPGTGLAPFRGFIQERQHLRDEGKTVGESVLYFGCRKSSEDYIYETELAEWVKKGTLNLKAAFSRDQEKKIYVQHLLEQDADLIWDVIGEKKGHFYICGDAKNMAVDVRNILTKILSTKGNMSEPDAVQYLKKMEAQKRYSADVWS